From one Gracilinanus agilis isolate LMUSP501 chromosome 5, AgileGrace, whole genome shotgun sequence genomic stretch:
- the LOC123248553 gene encoding histone H1.0, which translates to MTENSAPASKPKKAKASKKSTDHPKYSDMIVAAIQAEKNRAGSSRQSIQKYIKNHYKVGENADSQIKLSIKRLVTTGVLKQTKGVGASGSFRLAKGDEPKKPVVKKAKKEVKKAATPRRASKPKKAATTKAPAKKPKAAAKKVKKKAAATPKKAKKPKTVKAKPVKASKPKKAKPSKPKAKSSAKKSAKKK; encoded by the coding sequence ATGACGGAGAACTCAGCCCCGGCTTCCAAGCCTAAGAAGGCGAAGGCCTCAAAGAAGTCCACGGACCACCCAAAGTATTCGGACATGATCGTGGCGGCCATCCAGGCAGAGAAGAACCGGGCTGGCTCCTCCCGCCAGTCCATCCAAAAGTACATTAAGAATCACTACAAAGTGGGAGAGAACGCGGACTCGCAGATCAAATTGTCTATCAAAAGGCTGGTCACCACTGGGGTCCTCAAACAGACCAAAGGGGTGGGTGCCTCAGGCTCCTTCCGGTTAGCCAAGGGCGACGAACCCAAGAAACCGGTGGTCAAAAAGGCTAAGAAGGAAGTCAAAAAGGCAGCGACACCAAGGAGGGCGTCTAAACCCAAGAAGGCTGCCACCACCAAGGCTCCAGCCAAGAAGCCCAAAGCTGCGGCCAAGAAGGTGAAGAAGAAAGCTGCCGCTACCCCTAAGAAAGCCAAAAAACCAAAGACTGTCAAAGCTAAACCAGTGAAGGCATCGAAACCCAAGAAGGCCAAACCGTCGAAGCCCAAAGCCAAGTCCAGTGCCAAGAAATCCGCCAAGAAGAAGTGA